A single genomic interval of Bradyrhizobium japonicum USDA 6 harbors:
- a CDS encoding amino acid ABC transporter permease, which translates to MLSNFDFDVIRRSLPYLFYEGMTFTLTLTALAALGGLIFGTALALMRLSGFKILGRIAGVYVDFMRSLPLVLVIFWFYFLVPYIGQWLTGASRPISVGAFASSLITFIMFEAAYFSEIMRAGIQSISRGQPAAASALGLNYAQTMRYVVLPQAFRNMLPVLITQTIVLFQDTSLVYVLSITDFLGAASKVAQRDGRLVEMYLFAAVVYFTISCIASFGVRRLQARIAIIR; encoded by the coding sequence ATGCTCAGCAATTTCGATTTCGACGTCATCCGCCGCTCGCTGCCCTATCTGTTCTACGAGGGCATGACGTTTACGTTGACGCTGACGGCGCTCGCCGCGCTTGGCGGCCTGATCTTCGGCACGGCACTCGCGCTGATGCGGCTCTCGGGCTTCAAGATCCTGGGCCGCATCGCCGGCGTCTATGTCGACTTCATGCGCTCGCTGCCGCTGGTGCTGGTCATCTTCTGGTTCTATTTCCTGGTGCCCTATATCGGGCAGTGGCTGACCGGCGCCTCGCGCCCGATCAGTGTCGGCGCGTTCGCATCCTCTCTCATCACTTTCATCATGTTCGAGGCCGCGTACTTCTCCGAGATCATGCGCGCCGGCATCCAGTCGATCTCGCGCGGACAGCCGGCCGCGGCCAGCGCGCTTGGGCTCAATTATGCGCAGACGATGCGCTACGTCGTGCTGCCGCAGGCGTTCCGCAACATGCTGCCGGTCCTGATCACGCAGACCATCGTGCTGTTCCAGGACACCTCGCTGGTCTACGTGCTGTCGATCACTGACTTCCTCGGCGCGGCCAGCAAGGTCGCACAGCGCGACGGGCGGCTGGTCGAAATGTACCTGTTCGCGGCCGTCGTCTACTTCACCATTTCCTGCATCGCGTCCTTCGGCGTTCGCCGCCTCCAGGCGCGCATCGCCATCATTCGATAG
- a CDS encoding thiamine pyrophosphate-binding protein: MKNKITGRSAFLALLKDEGITHLFGNPGTTELPIMHALKDHPDLTYVMAMQESLVVAIADGYSRASGKLVACNVHVAPGLGNAMGSLYNAQFTGTPMILTAGQQEQGHGLMEPVLYGPLVRMAEPLVKWAVEVTRLEDLPRIVRRAAKVAMTPPTGPVFISLPGDILNSEAGIDLGRSTRIDARVKPSDEALKAFAARLLKAERPVIVTMDEVVKSDALKEAAELAELLGGAAYQSSTPYGSHFLSESPSFVGTLARVQKAARDTLAPYDLLIALGGDPLRMSVYSEVDALPDGLGIVQIGLVDWEIAKNYGAEIALKADLKETLRALIPVLKEMGGAALASRAKQRLAELAPKNWTARRAALVEQIGRSAGRSPIDPDFLVLQMVEAMPDHAILVDEGLTSSRQVTALRPHRDRYGYHGLASGGIGWGLPASVGASIANPDRPVVCFSGDGSAMYSIQSLWTAAHHKLPLNVVIANNGGYRIIKQRLLAFHGDDNYVGMDFVDPPVDFAGIATALGCEAIKVSDPRELKATLSSAFNRPGTKLIEVMVDGKV; the protein is encoded by the coding sequence ATGAAGAACAAGATTACCGGCCGCTCCGCTTTTCTCGCGCTGCTCAAGGACGAGGGCATCACCCATCTGTTCGGCAACCCCGGCACCACCGAGCTGCCGATCATGCATGCGCTGAAGGACCATCCTGATCTCACCTATGTGATGGCAATGCAGGAGAGCCTGGTGGTCGCGATCGCGGATGGCTACAGCCGCGCCTCCGGCAAGCTCGTCGCCTGCAACGTTCATGTCGCGCCGGGGCTCGGCAACGCGATGGGCTCGCTCTACAACGCCCAGTTCACGGGCACGCCGATGATCCTGACCGCCGGCCAGCAGGAGCAGGGCCACGGCCTGATGGAGCCGGTGCTTTATGGCCCGCTGGTGCGGATGGCCGAGCCGCTGGTGAAATGGGCGGTCGAGGTGACGCGGCTGGAAGATCTGCCGCGCATCGTCCGCCGCGCCGCCAAGGTCGCGATGACGCCGCCGACCGGGCCGGTGTTCATCTCGCTGCCGGGCGACATCCTCAACAGCGAGGCCGGCATCGATCTCGGCCGCTCCACCCGCATCGATGCCCGCGTAAAGCCGTCGGACGAGGCGCTGAAGGCGTTTGCCGCGCGGCTGCTCAAGGCCGAACGTCCCGTCATCGTCACCATGGACGAGGTGGTCAAGAGCGATGCACTGAAGGAGGCCGCCGAACTCGCCGAGCTTTTGGGCGGGGCCGCCTATCAGTCCTCGACGCCCTATGGCTCGCATTTCCTCTCGGAAAGCCCGAGCTTCGTCGGCACGCTGGCGCGCGTGCAGAAGGCCGCGCGCGACACGCTTGCGCCCTACGATCTGCTGATCGCGCTTGGCGGCGATCCCCTGCGGATGTCGGTCTATAGCGAGGTCGATGCGCTGCCTGATGGACTCGGCATCGTCCAGATCGGCCTTGTCGATTGGGAGATCGCCAAGAACTACGGGGCTGAAATCGCGCTCAAGGCGGATCTGAAGGAAACGCTGCGGGCGCTGATCCCGGTGCTGAAGGAGATGGGCGGCGCTGCGCTGGCAAGCCGTGCAAAGCAGCGCCTCGCCGAGCTCGCTCCGAAGAACTGGACCGCGCGGCGCGCCGCGCTGGTCGAGCAGATCGGCAGGAGCGCCGGCCGCAGCCCGATCGATCCGGATTTCCTGGTGCTGCAAATGGTCGAGGCCATGCCCGATCATGCGATCCTCGTCGACGAAGGGCTCACCTCGAGCCGCCAGGTCACGGCGTTGCGTCCGCACCGCGACCGCTATGGCTATCACGGCCTCGCCTCCGGTGGCATCGGCTGGGGCCTGCCGGCCTCCGTCGGCGCCAGCATCGCCAATCCGGATCGGCCCGTGGTGTGCTTCTCCGGTGACGGCAGCGCGATGTATTCGATCCAGTCGCTGTGGACGGCGGCGCATCACAAGCTGCCGCTCAACGTCGTGATCGCCAACAATGGCGGCTACCGCATCATCAAGCAGCGCCTGCTCGCCTTCCATGGCGACGACAATTACGTCGGCATGGATTTCGTCGATCCGCCGGTGGATTTCGCAGGGATTGCGACGGCGCTCGGCTGCGAGGCGATCAAGGTGAGTGATCCCCGTGAGCTGAAGGCGACGTTGTCGTCGGCGTTCAACCGCCCCGGAACGAAGCTGATCGAGGTGATGGTGGACGGGAAGGTGTAG
- a CDS encoding alkene reductase, with product MKFEALFKPLQVGPYKLAHRVALAPLTRMRAERESFSPRPLNAEYYSQRATQGGLIIAEASPVLSHGRGNPATPGIYSEAQIAGWRKVTDAVHAKGGIIFLQLWHVGRVSHSSFHGGELPVSASAIAIKAEGMKAMTADGKISDYETPRALETDEVKGIVEAFRQGAKNALAAGFDGVEIHGANGYLLEQFLQSRSNQRTDQYGGSIENRARLLLEVTQAAIDVWGANRVGVRLSPHGIANDSGEPDPMPLYTHVVKAIDKLGLAYLHFIEPRSSGAGRADVHWENVPSAMVLFRPLYSGVLMTAGGFTGETANAAIADGHADIIAFGRIFISNPDLPRRLRHDYPITPYNRATFYGGEEKGYTDYPVYDELATA from the coding sequence ATGAAATTCGAGGCGTTGTTCAAACCGTTGCAGGTCGGTCCGTACAAGCTCGCGCATCGCGTCGCGTTGGCGCCGCTGACGCGCATGCGCGCCGAGCGCGAGAGCTTCTCGCCGCGGCCGCTCAACGCCGAATATTACAGCCAGCGCGCCACGCAAGGCGGCTTGATCATCGCTGAAGCGTCGCCCGTGCTCTCGCATGGCCGCGGCAACCCCGCGACGCCCGGCATCTATTCGGAGGCGCAGATCGCCGGCTGGCGCAAGGTGACGGATGCCGTGCACGCCAAGGGCGGCATCATCTTCCTTCAGCTCTGGCATGTCGGCCGCGTCTCGCATTCGTCCTTCCACGGCGGTGAGCTTCCGGTCTCGGCTTCGGCGATTGCGATCAAGGCCGAAGGCATGAAGGCCATGACCGCCGACGGCAAGATTTCTGATTACGAGACCCCGCGCGCGCTGGAGACCGACGAGGTCAAGGGCATCGTCGAGGCCTTCCGGCAGGGCGCCAAGAACGCGCTCGCCGCCGGTTTCGACGGCGTCGAGATCCACGGCGCCAACGGCTATCTGCTCGAGCAGTTTTTGCAGTCGCGCAGCAACCAGCGCACCGATCAGTATGGCGGTTCGATCGAGAACCGCGCGAGGTTGCTGCTGGAGGTCACGCAAGCGGCGATCGACGTCTGGGGTGCGAACCGTGTCGGCGTGCGGCTGTCGCCCCACGGCATCGCCAATGATTCCGGTGAGCCCGATCCGATGCCGCTTTACACGCACGTCGTGAAGGCGATCGACAAGCTCGGCCTTGCCTATCTTCACTTCATCGAGCCACGCTCCAGCGGCGCCGGCCGTGCCGACGTCCACTGGGAGAACGTGCCCTCCGCAATGGTGCTGTTCCGCCCGCTCTACAGCGGCGTGCTGATGACAGCCGGCGGTTTCACCGGCGAGACCGCGAATGCGGCGATCGCCGACGGCCACGCCGATATCATCGCCTTCGGCCGCATCTTCATCTCCAACCCCGATTTGCCGCGCCGCCTTCGGCACGACTATCCGATCACGCCGTATAACCGCGCGACGTTCTACGGCGGCGAGGAGAAGGGGTATACGGATTACCCGGTGTATGACGAGCTCGCGACGGCGTAA
- a CDS encoding D-amino-acid transaminase: MDSIAYVNGSFVPLSDAKISVLDRGFLFADGIYEVSAVLDGKLVDNASHLTRLERSVGEIKLKLPETVERITELQKELIARNKVENGLVYLQVTRGADKGRDFAFPKGDVKSSLVMFTSEKDIINAASAKTGINVITVPDIRWERRDIKSVALLAQVLAKQAAAEAGAGEAWMLQDGYVTEGGSSSAFILTKDDVIVTRKNSNAILPGCTRKAVVALAEERQLRVEERSFTVEEALAAKEAFATSASLFVQPVIAIDGKKVGDGKPGPMATRLREIYVEFAKATAV; the protein is encoded by the coding sequence TTGGACTCGATCGCCTACGTCAACGGCTCATTCGTCCCGCTCTCGGACGCCAAGATCTCGGTGCTTGATCGCGGCTTCCTGTTCGCCGACGGCATCTACGAGGTTTCGGCCGTGCTCGACGGCAAGCTGGTCGACAACGCTTCGCACCTGACCCGCCTGGAGCGCTCGGTCGGCGAGATCAAGCTGAAGCTGCCGGAGACAGTCGAGCGCATCACCGAGCTCCAGAAGGAGCTGATCGCGCGCAACAAGGTCGAGAATGGCCTCGTCTATCTCCAGGTCACGCGCGGCGCCGACAAGGGCCGCGACTTCGCCTTTCCCAAGGGCGACGTCAAGTCGAGCCTGGTGATGTTCACCTCCGAGAAGGACATCATCAACGCCGCCTCGGCCAAGACCGGCATCAACGTGATCACGGTGCCCGACATCCGCTGGGAGCGGCGCGACATCAAGAGCGTGGCACTGCTCGCGCAGGTTCTGGCGAAGCAGGCCGCGGCCGAAGCCGGCGCCGGCGAGGCCTGGATGCTGCAAGACGGCTACGTCACCGAGGGCGGTTCGTCCTCGGCGTTCATCCTGACCAAGGACGACGTCATCGTGACCCGCAAGAACTCCAACGCGATCCTGCCGGGCTGCACCCGCAAGGCCGTGGTGGCGCTCGCCGAAGAGCGTCAGCTCCGCGTCGAAGAACGGTCTTTCACCGTGGAAGAGGCGCTGGCGGCGAAGGAGGCGTTCGCCACTTCAGCCTCGCTGTTCGTGCAGCCGGTGATCGCCATCGACGGCAAGAAGGTCGGTGACGGCAAGCCAGGTCCGATGGCAACGCGCCTGCGCGAGATTTACGTGGAGTTCGCGAAGGCGACGGCGGTCTGA
- a CDS encoding amino acid ABC transporter permease, with the protein MNYHWNWGIFFEPNPMGTGTYLDMLLSGLALTLKTAVLAWIIALIFGSLIGVMRTLPSKRANWFGFCWVEFFRNMPLLVQLFLWFFVLPELLPKAAGTWLKQLPNAPFWTAAIGIGFFMSARVAVQLQAGIGSLPRGQKMAATALGLTTAQGYRYVLLPMAFRIILPPLTSEFLNTIKNTAVAITIGLLELTGQARSMQEFSFQVFEAFTAATLLYLLVNAVVVTAMRFLERWVAIPGYITGK; encoded by the coding sequence GTGAACTACCACTGGAACTGGGGAATATTCTTCGAGCCGAACCCGATGGGGACCGGCACCTATCTCGACATGCTGTTGTCGGGGCTGGCGCTGACCCTGAAGACGGCCGTGCTCGCCTGGATCATCGCGCTGATCTTCGGCTCGCTGATCGGCGTCATGCGCACGCTGCCGTCCAAGCGCGCCAATTGGTTCGGCTTCTGCTGGGTCGAGTTCTTCCGCAACATGCCGCTGCTGGTGCAGCTCTTCCTGTGGTTCTTCGTGCTGCCGGAATTGCTGCCGAAGGCGGCCGGCACCTGGCTGAAACAACTGCCGAACGCACCGTTCTGGACGGCCGCGATCGGCATCGGCTTCTTCATGTCGGCGCGCGTCGCCGTGCAATTGCAGGCCGGTATCGGTTCGCTGCCGCGCGGGCAGAAGATGGCGGCGACCGCGCTCGGGCTGACCACCGCGCAGGGCTATCGCTACGTGCTGCTGCCGATGGCGTTCCGCATCATCCTGCCGCCGCTGACCTCCGAGTTCCTCAACACCATCAAGAACACGGCGGTGGCCATCACCATCGGTTTGCTCGAACTCACCGGCCAGGCGCGCTCGATGCAGGAATTCTCGTTCCAGGTGTTCGAGGCCTTCACCGCCGCGACCCTCCTCTATCTCCTCGTCAACGCCGTCGTGGTGACTGCGATGCGCTTCCTCGAGCGCTGGGTCGCGATCCCCGGCTACATCACGGGGAAATAG
- a CDS encoding GFA family protein, which translates to MAKAAVAAGTATGQCLCGKVTFEIDVPARWAWHDHSASSRRAHGAAYATYVGSWKKRFRITSGKTALARYEDKATKTARSFCAHCGTPIAYERPRGPHMVNIPRALFNERTGRQPLYHIAIEELQEWAYTGEPLVPLKGFPGVVWQRSKKKKRASGEDPFELGREEVL; encoded by the coding sequence ATGGCCAAAGCCGCAGTCGCCGCAGGAACCGCCACCGGCCAATGCCTCTGCGGCAAGGTCACCTTCGAGATCGACGTCCCCGCGCGTTGGGCCTGGCATGATCATTCTGCCAGTAGCCGCCGCGCCCACGGCGCGGCCTATGCAACCTATGTCGGAAGCTGGAAGAAGCGCTTTCGCATCACCTCGGGGAAAACCGCGCTCGCCCGCTACGAGGACAAGGCGACCAAGACCGCGCGCAGCTTCTGCGCCCATTGCGGCACGCCGATTGCGTACGAGCGGCCGCGCGGACCGCACATGGTCAACATCCCCCGCGCACTGTTCAACGAGCGCACCGGCCGCCAGCCGCTCTATCACATCGCGATCGAGGAGCTTCAGGAATGGGCCTATACCGGCGAGCCGCTGGTGCCGCTGAAGGGCTTTCCCGGTGTGGTCTGGCAGCGCTCGAAAAAGAAGAAGCGCGCTAGCGGCGAAGACCCTTTCGAGCTCGGCCGCGAGGAGGTGCTTTAG
- a CDS encoding M20 family metallopeptidase, which yields MTRADAIARARDDFKSGAFLTELDRRVAFKTESQNPSRGAELRGYLEQEMMPSFAALDFTSRIVESPSGKAPFLFAEHHESASAPTVLIYGHGDVVDGMEGEWRDGRDPWRTTVAGTRLYGRGTADNKGQHSINMAALRAVREARGGKLGFNAKFIVEMGEEIGSPDLGKVCDLNRDALKADLFMASDGPRLSADRPTLFLGCRGGIRIHLDVNLRDGGHHSGNWGGVLANPATILVNAISTLVDGHGRLQLDALKPPRLTNQIRSYLADVQVVPTEDEPALAENWGEEGLSAAERLYAWNTLEVLAMSSGNIEKPANAIPGHANAVLQLRFVVGTKVDGLIDAVRAHLVQKGFPMVEVRAAQSFAASRTDFDSPWITWAADSVKETTGKAPAVLPNFGGSLPNDVFSEILGLPTIWVPHSYPGCSQHAPNEHILLPLTEEALTVMAGLFWDLGELPKPLS from the coding sequence ATGACCAGAGCCGACGCCATCGCCCGCGCCCGTGACGATTTCAAATCCGGTGCGTTCCTCACCGAGCTCGACCGCCGCGTGGCCTTCAAGACCGAAAGCCAGAACCCGTCGCGCGGCGCCGAGCTGCGCGGCTATCTGGAACAGGAGATGATGCCCTCCTTTGCCGCGCTCGACTTTACCAGCCGCATCGTCGAATCCCCGAGCGGCAAGGCGCCGTTCCTGTTCGCCGAGCATCACGAGAGCGCGTCAGCGCCGACGGTGCTGATCTACGGCCATGGTGACGTCGTCGACGGCATGGAGGGGGAGTGGCGCGACGGCCGCGATCCCTGGCGCACGACGGTTGCGGGCACGCGGCTCTACGGCCGTGGTACCGCCGACAACAAGGGCCAGCACAGCATCAACATGGCGGCACTCCGCGCGGTGCGCGAAGCCCGCGGCGGCAAGCTCGGCTTCAATGCAAAATTCATCGTCGAAATGGGCGAGGAGATCGGCTCGCCCGATCTCGGCAAGGTCTGCGATCTCAACCGCGATGCGCTCAAGGCCGATCTGTTCATGGCCTCAGACGGACCGCGCCTGTCGGCCGACCGGCCGACCTTGTTCCTGGGCTGCCGTGGCGGCATCCGCATTCATCTCGACGTCAATCTGCGCGATGGCGGCCATCATTCCGGCAATTGGGGCGGCGTGCTCGCCAACCCCGCGACCATTCTCGTCAACGCGATCTCGACGCTGGTCGACGGCCATGGCCGGCTTCAGCTCGACGCGCTGAAGCCGCCGCGGCTCACCAACCAGATCCGCAGCTATCTCGCCGACGTGCAGGTGGTGCCGACCGAGGACGAGCCGGCGCTCGCGGAGAACTGGGGCGAGGAAGGGCTGTCGGCCGCCGAGCGGCTTTATGCCTGGAACACGCTCGAAGTGCTGGCGATGTCGTCTGGCAATATCGAGAAGCCGGCCAACGCCATTCCCGGCCACGCCAATGCCGTGCTGCAACTGCGTTTCGTGGTCGGCACCAAGGTCGACGGCCTGATCGATGCCGTCCGCGCGCATCTGGTGCAAAAGGGCTTTCCGATGGTCGAGGTGCGGGCCGCCCAGAGCTTCGCGGCATCGCGCACCGATTTCGACAGCCCCTGGATCACATGGGCGGCGGATTCGGTGAAGGAGACGACCGGCAAGGCGCCGGCCGTTTTGCCGAATTTCGGCGGCTCGTTGCCCAACGACGTGTTTTCCGAGATCCTGGGCCTGCCGACGATCTGGGTCCCGCACTCCTATCCTGGCTGCTCCCAGCATGCGCCCAATGAGCACATCCTGCTGCCATTGACCGAAGAGGCCTTGACGGTGATGGCCGGGCTGTTCTGGGATCTCGGGGAATTGCCCAAGCCATTAAGCTGA
- a CDS encoding TfoX/Sxy family protein, translated as MAYDENTAARVRKLLAGQRDVAEKKMMGGLCFMVNNTMCCTVSGRGGMLIRVGPDAHARMLQEPHTSPMEMRGRIMTGFVRLAPDGYQSDAELKKWVKRGLDFVAANTAGRKAAPRKAVAAKTKVAAKAKAPPRGRARKGLRR; from the coding sequence ATGGCCTATGACGAGAACACCGCGGCGCGGGTGCGCAAATTGCTGGCGGGTCAGCGAGACGTCGCGGAAAAGAAGATGATGGGCGGCCTCTGCTTCATGGTGAACAACACCATGTGCTGCACCGTAAGCGGGCGCGGCGGCATGCTGATCCGCGTCGGCCCGGACGCGCATGCACGCATGCTGCAGGAGCCGCATACCAGCCCCATGGAAATGCGCGGGCGCATCATGACCGGCTTTGTGCGCCTCGCGCCGGACGGTTATCAGAGCGATGCCGAGCTGAAAAAATGGGTCAAGCGCGGGCTCGACTTCGTGGCGGCGAATACCGCGGGACGCAAAGCGGCGCCGCGGAAGGCTGTTGCGGCGAAGACCAAGGTCGCCGCCAAGGCTAAAGCACCTCCTCGCGGCCGAGCTCGAAAGGGTCTTCGCCGCTAG
- a CDS encoding amino acid ABC transporter ATP-binding protein: MIEISHVNKWYTPTFQVLTDCTTSVTKGEVVVVCGPSGSGKSTLIKCVNALEPFQEGDISVDGTKVNDPKTNLPKLRSRVGMVFQHFELFPHLKIIDNLCLAQQKVLGRSSDTAVAKGMQLLDRVGLKEQAQKFPAQLSGGQQQRVAIARALAMDPIVMLFDEPTSALDPEMVSEVLDVMVDLAREGMTMMVVTHEMGFARKVANRVIFMDRGEIVEDAAKEDFFGKPRSDRAQKFLSKILSH, translated from the coding sequence ATGATCGAAATCAGCCACGTCAACAAATGGTACACCCCGACCTTCCAGGTGCTGACCGACTGCACCACCAGCGTGACCAAGGGCGAGGTCGTCGTCGTCTGCGGTCCCTCGGGCTCGGGCAAGTCGACACTGATCAAATGCGTCAATGCGCTGGAGCCGTTCCAGGAGGGCGACATCAGCGTCGACGGCACCAAGGTCAACGATCCCAAGACCAATCTGCCGAAACTGCGTTCGCGCGTCGGCATGGTGTTCCAGCATTTCGAGCTGTTTCCGCACCTGAAGATCATCGACAATCTCTGCCTCGCGCAGCAGAAGGTGCTGGGACGGTCGTCCGACACGGCTGTGGCAAAGGGTATGCAGCTCCTGGATCGCGTCGGCCTGAAGGAGCAGGCGCAGAAATTTCCGGCGCAGCTCTCCGGCGGCCAGCAGCAGCGCGTCGCGATCGCCCGCGCGCTCGCCATGGACCCGATCGTGATGCTCTTCGACGAGCCGACCTCGGCGCTCGACCCCGAGATGGTGAGCGAGGTGCTCGACGTCATGGTCGATCTCGCCCGCGAAGGCATGACCATGATGGTCGTCACCCACGAGATGGGCTTTGCCCGCAAGGTCGCCAACCGCGTCATCTTCATGGACCGCGGCGAGATCGTCGAGGACGCGGCGAAGGAGGACTTCTTCGGCAAGCCGCGCAGCGACCGCGCGCAGAAGTTCCTGTCGAAGATCTTATCGCATTAA
- a CDS encoding aldehyde dehydrogenase family protein, with protein sequence MAVSQAIPITRHPFANGSYKQMLIDGKWVDAASGKRFETHNPATGELLATVAEGDKEDIDRAVAAARRAFEGPWSKVKPFERQNLLLKLADLVEKNFDELSQLDTLDMGAPLSRTRAYRLRAVGMLRYYAGQTTAIHGETIENSLPGEIFSYTLKEPIGVVGAIIPWNGPLTATIWKIGPAIATGCTVVLKPAEEAPLTSLRIAELAMEAGIPPGVVNVVPGYGETAGAALASHHDVDKVAFTGSHVTGQSIIRASAGNLKRVSLELGGKSPDIVFADADLDAAVPGAAMAVFANSGQICSAGTRLFVEQSVYEEFVGRVAEFGKKLQVGNGLDPNVQIGPLVSEEQLKRVTGYLDIGQKEGARALAGGGRVTEGALSKGFFVSPTVFAGVQDNMRIAQEEIFGPVISAIAFKDMDELVKRANNTTFGLGSGLWTRDVSKAHAVAKSLRAGSVWVNCYQAMDPAVPFGGYKMSGYGRESGKQHVEEYLNVKAVWIKTA encoded by the coding sequence ATGGCTGTGTCGCAGGCTATTCCGATCACGCGCCATCCGTTCGCCAACGGGTCCTACAAGCAGATGCTGATCGACGGGAAGTGGGTCGACGCTGCCTCAGGCAAGCGCTTCGAGACCCACAACCCCGCCACCGGCGAATTGCTGGCGACGGTCGCCGAGGGTGACAAGGAAGACATCGACCGCGCGGTCGCCGCCGCTCGCCGTGCCTTCGAAGGCCCCTGGAGCAAAGTAAAGCCGTTCGAGCGGCAGAACCTGCTGCTTAAGCTCGCCGACCTCGTCGAGAAGAATTTCGACGAATTGTCGCAGCTCGACACGCTCGACATGGGCGCGCCGCTCAGCCGCACCCGCGCCTATCGCCTGCGCGCCGTGGGCATGCTGCGCTATTACGCCGGCCAGACCACCGCGATCCACGGCGAGACCATCGAGAACTCGCTGCCCGGCGAAATCTTCTCCTACACGCTGAAGGAGCCGATCGGCGTCGTCGGCGCCATCATTCCCTGGAACGGCCCGCTCACCGCGACGATCTGGAAGATCGGTCCGGCGATCGCGACCGGCTGCACCGTGGTGCTGAAGCCCGCCGAAGAGGCGCCGCTCACCTCGCTGCGTATCGCCGAGCTGGCGATGGAAGCCGGCATTCCGCCTGGCGTCGTCAACGTCGTGCCCGGTTATGGCGAGACCGCGGGCGCCGCGCTCGCTTCGCACCACGACGTCGACAAGGTCGCCTTCACCGGCTCGCACGTCACGGGTCAATCGATCATCCGCGCCTCCGCCGGCAACCTCAAGCGTGTCTCGCTCGAGCTCGGCGGCAAGTCGCCGGACATCGTGTTCGCGGATGCCGATCTCGATGCCGCAGTGCCGGGCGCCGCGATGGCGGTGTTCGCCAATTCGGGGCAGATCTGCAGCGCCGGCACGCGTCTGTTCGTCGAGCAGTCGGTCTACGAAGAGTTCGTCGGCCGCGTCGCCGAGTTCGGCAAGAAGCTGCAGGTCGGCAACGGCCTCGATCCCAACGTTCAGATCGGCCCGCTCGTGTCCGAGGAACAACTCAAGCGCGTCACCGGCTATCTCGATATCGGCCAGAAGGAAGGCGCGCGTGCGCTCGCCGGCGGCGGCCGTGTCACCGAAGGCGCGCTGTCGAAGGGCTTCTTCGTCTCGCCGACCGTGTTCGCGGGCGTGCAGGACAACATGCGCATCGCGCAGGAGGAGATTTTTGGTCCCGTCATCTCCGCGATCGCATTCAAGGACATGGACGAGCTGGTCAAGCGCGCCAACAACACCACGTTCGGCCTCGGCTCGGGCCTGTGGACGCGCGACGTCAGCAAGGCCCATGCGGTCGCGAAGAGCCTGCGCGCCGGTTCGGTGTGGGTGAACTGCTACCAGGCGATGGACCCAGCCGTGCCGTTCGGCGGCTACAAGATGAGCGGCTATGGCCGCGAATCCGGCAAGCAGCATGTCGAGGAATATCTCAACGTGAAGGCCGTCTGGATCAAGACGGCGTAG
- a CDS encoding amino acid ABC transporter substrate-binding protein: MRHFRSIGLALAATFAVSQAGAQELTGTLKNIKDTGAITLGFRDSSIPFSYLDDNQKPVGFAMDICYKIVDAVKKELKLDKLEVKLNPVTSATRIPLMANGTIDLECGSTTNNAERQKQVAFTNTHFLTASRYVFKKSSGLKSIDDLKGKTVVSTAGTTNIKQLTEANVAKGLGANIIPAKDHAESFLMVETDRAVAFVMDDILLASLVAGSKSPDDYVISKDAFSKPEPYGIMLRKDDAPFKKVVDAATAALYTSGEGQKIYEKWFTQKIPPKGLNLNTPISAELKNEFAKPSDSPNPDDYK; this comes from the coding sequence GTGAGACATTTCCGTAGCATCGGCCTCGCGCTCGCCGCGACCTTCGCCGTCAGCCAGGCCGGGGCCCAGGAGCTGACCGGCACGCTGAAGAACATCAAGGACACCGGCGCCATCACGCTGGGCTTCCGCGATTCCTCGATCCCGTTCTCCTATCTCGACGACAACCAGAAGCCCGTCGGGTTCGCGATGGACATCTGCTACAAGATCGTCGACGCCGTGAAGAAGGAGCTCAAGCTCGACAAGCTCGAGGTCAAGCTCAATCCGGTGACTTCGGCGACCCGTATTCCGCTGATGGCCAACGGCACGATCGACCTCGAATGCGGCTCGACCACCAACAATGCCGAGCGCCAGAAGCAGGTCGCCTTCACCAACACCCACTTCCTGACGGCGAGCCGTTACGTCTTCAAGAAGTCGAGCGGCCTGAAGTCGATCGACGACCTCAAGGGCAAGACGGTGGTCTCGACCGCCGGCACCACCAACATCAAGCAGCTCACCGAGGCCAACGTCGCGAAAGGCCTCGGCGCCAACATCATTCCGGCCAAGGATCACGCTGAATCCTTCCTGATGGTCGAGACCGACCGCGCGGTGGCCTTCGTCATGGACGACATCCTGCTCGCGAGCCTGGTTGCCGGCTCGAAGTCGCCGGACGACTACGTCATCTCCAAGGACGCGTTCTCGAAGCCCGAGCCCTATGGCATCATGCTGCGCAAGGACGACGCCCCCTTCAAGAAGGTGGTCGATGCGGCGACTGCGGCGCTCTACACCTCCGGCGAGGGCCAGAAGATCTACGAGAAGTGGTTCACCCAGAAGATCCCGCCGAAGGGCCTGAACCTCAACACCCCGATCTCGGCCGAGCTGAAGAACGAGTTCGCAAAACCCTCGGACTCGCCGAACCCGGACGACTATAAGTAA